The following proteins are co-located in the Desulfatitalea tepidiphila genome:
- a CDS encoding DNA cytosine methyltransferase, translated as MKKIQIRMLDMFCGGGGSSRGAVMAGATPAAALDMWKLAAETYKLNFPESTVYRMKASSLTPARILNEVGRIDLLLASPECTSHSVAKGNKPRCEISRETAFEVIRLAKVLRPRWIVVENVMQMQKWRRFDEWHEKIMDIGYHTESAIFDAQYFSTPQSRRRLFIVGDLEGAPVLPNPGGRTKKTVDSSILGRGESKNAPWAFSPVNSPRRAKATVERAEGAIRELGADTPFIMVYYGTDGAGGFQTLDRPLRTVTTLDRFAIVRPNCNGHEMRMLQPPELAAAMGFPNYHVWPQSSRRERIKLIGNAVCPPVMQSIVKALTGG; from the coding sequence ATGAAAAAGATACAAATACGGATGTTGGACATGTTTTGTGGCGGTGGCGGCAGCTCACGTGGGGCGGTTATGGCTGGAGCGACGCCAGCAGCTGCTCTGGACATGTGGAAACTGGCTGCCGAAACATATAAGCTGAATTTTCCGGAATCCACAGTTTACCGAATGAAAGCCAGTTCGTTAACTCCTGCGCGCATCCTGAATGAAGTCGGCAGGATCGACCTGCTTCTCGCATCACCGGAGTGTACGAGTCACAGCGTGGCCAAAGGCAATAAACCCCGATGTGAAATAAGCAGGGAAACTGCTTTTGAGGTTATCCGCCTCGCCAAGGTTTTAAGGCCGCGTTGGATAGTCGTTGAGAACGTCATGCAGATGCAAAAATGGCGTCGTTTCGACGAATGGCATGAAAAAATCATGGACATTGGCTATCACACCGAGAGTGCCATATTTGATGCACAGTATTTCAGTACTCCGCAATCGCGTCGACGCCTGTTTATTGTGGGTGATCTGGAAGGCGCACCTGTTCTGCCCAATCCCGGGGGGCGCACAAAGAAAACAGTTGATAGCAGCATCCTGGGGCGTGGTGAATCGAAGAATGCGCCCTGGGCCTTCTCGCCGGTCAACAGCCCAAGGCGTGCCAAGGCAACTGTTGAGCGTGCAGAAGGTGCTATCAGAGAACTCGGTGCTGATACTCCATTCATCATGGTATACTATGGCACAGACGGTGCTGGGGGATTTCAAACGCTCGATCGCCCGCTACGGACTGTGACAACACTCGACAGATTCGCTATCGTACGGCCGAACTGTAATGGTCACGAAATGCGGATGTTGCAGCCACCTGAGCTCGCTGCTGCAATGGGTTTCCCAAATTATCATGTCTGGCCACAATCAAGTCGCCGGGAACGAATCAAACTGATTGGAAACGCTGTCTGCCCACCAGTAATGCAATCCATTGTAAAAGCGTTGACTGGCGGGTGA
- a CDS encoding bifunctional DNA primase/polymerase, which produces MKSILDQALWYQSKGYSIIPVGRDKKPLIKWQQCQRQAASEQQIRAWWQQWPEANIGIVTGAISNLMVVDVDSQAGHDALNEFLPENILTPICRTPSGGWHYWFRYRSGLVNRARVITDCDVRTDGGYVVAPASIGANGKPYAWMENFGIHEVAMAEMPSMLFDTLAVASAPSSAPYNDRIPFGDVCGHPPESANICQHPTTFDNISFDEGGRDQTLFHLANCLVKGGMDNANIEKYMYFFGRNCNPPFPEKEIQTKIQSALKRSDSRDRNLTQEIRDFILTTSDNITTTFVFQCQHLTTREEKKKGHVVLGRLEKEGLIEKVKGKVGTYRRVESDCAAEDWQNAPVEKVQIWLPFELDTMIEIPPGSIVLVAGSQDAGKSAFLMNIAKENMRKWNVHYFSSELNASAFKMRVSKFPGMTPDMWPIKFYSRSDGFQDVIRTGRDDLNLIDYLEVHNEFYRVAEYLAALHHKIGQGIAVVALQKDPNAQYGRGGSFGNEKPILSLLLDYGVCTISKFKGQFKGSNPRGMKYEYKLVDGCRFVKQKGWYQPAKN; this is translated from the coding sequence GTGAAATCAATTTTAGATCAGGCTCTATGGTATCAATCGAAAGGTTATTCCATCATCCCCGTGGGCCGCGACAAAAAGCCCCTCATCAAGTGGCAGCAATGCCAGCGTCAAGCCGCCTCTGAGCAGCAAATCCGTGCCTGGTGGCAGCAATGGCCTGAGGCCAACATCGGGATCGTTACCGGCGCCATATCGAACCTGATGGTCGTTGACGTTGATTCTCAGGCCGGCCATGACGCCCTTAACGAATTCCTGCCCGAGAACATCCTGACCCCGATATGTCGGACCCCATCAGGCGGGTGGCATTATTGGTTCAGGTATCGGTCTGGCCTGGTTAATCGTGCCAGGGTGATTACCGATTGTGACGTTCGGACCGATGGCGGATACGTTGTTGCCCCTGCGAGTATTGGCGCCAACGGCAAGCCTTACGCATGGATGGAAAACTTCGGCATCCATGAGGTGGCGATGGCCGAAATGCCATCAATGCTCTTTGACACCCTCGCCGTTGCTAGCGCGCCCTCGAGCGCGCCATATAATGATAGAATTCCTTTTGGGGATGTATGTGGGCACCCCCCCGAGAGTGCCAACATTTGCCAACATCCGACAACATTTGACAACATTTCCTTTGATGAAGGTGGCCGCGACCAGACCCTTTTTCACCTCGCCAACTGTCTGGTCAAGGGTGGCATGGATAACGCAAATATCGAAAAATACATGTATTTTTTCGGTAGAAATTGCAACCCGCCTTTCCCGGAAAAAGAGATTCAGACCAAAATTCAGTCAGCCCTGAAACGCTCAGATTCCCGTGATCGGAACCTTACGCAAGAGATTCGGGACTTCATTTTGACAACATCTGACAACATAACGACAACATTTGTCTTCCAATGCCAACATTTGACAACACGCGAGGAAAAAAAGAAGGGGCATGTCGTCCTGGGCCGACTGGAAAAGGAAGGATTGATCGAGAAGGTCAAGGGAAAAGTCGGTACATATCGCCGTGTTGAGTCCGACTGCGCGGCCGAGGATTGGCAGAACGCTCCCGTAGAGAAGGTCCAAATATGGCTGCCGTTTGAACTCGACACCATGATCGAAATTCCCCCCGGATCAATCGTCCTGGTGGCCGGCAGCCAAGATGCCGGGAAATCCGCATTCCTGATGAACATCGCAAAGGAGAACATGCGGAAGTGGAACGTCCACTATTTCAGCTCAGAACTGAATGCCAGCGCCTTCAAAATGCGCGTCTCCAAATTTCCAGGCATGACCCCCGATATGTGGCCGATCAAGTTTTACTCCCGTTCGGATGGCTTTCAAGATGTGATCCGAACCGGCCGCGATGACCTGAACCTTATCGATTACCTGGAAGTCCACAATGAATTCTATCGGGTGGCCGAGTACTTGGCAGCCCTGCATCATAAGATCGGTCAAGGGATCGCTGTTGTTGCTCTCCAGAAGGACCCAAACGCCCAATATGGCCGTGGTGGATCGTTCGGCAACGAGAAGCCGATCCTCTCCCTGCTGCTGGATTACGGTGTTTGCACCATTTCCAAATTCAAAGGGCAATTCAAGGGGAGCAACCCCAGAGGCATGAAGTATGAGTATAAACTGGTTGACGGCTGCCGATTCGTGAAACAAAAAGGATGGTATCAACCAGCAAAAAACTAA
- a CDS encoding terminase large subunit — MGKRGPKSAAKRYAEQAGREPYYPDGYPWDKPGQTRSARVIAFIESLPITSGIHAGRKFKLRPWQRKIVRALYRTRRGKRIVRTALLSFPRKNGKTALAAALALCHLLGPEAEARGQAYSAASDREQAAITFREMEAMILAIPEFEARCHIQSFHKTITDMVTGTVYKALTADGRKAHGLSPSFMIYDELAQSRTRELYDNLVTGTGARAEPLMIVISTQSPDPHHVMSELVDYAIGLDDGSLPPDPSFFGCVYAAPDDADPWDLVVWKSCNPALGDFRSLEEMKQFAEQAKRIPTKEATFRNLYLNQRVDAEARWMSTGDIDACALVDFPDLSGRPCYGGLDLSSTQDLTAFVLCFPPQVEDEPFYVLPFAWVPSEAIRERSRADRVPYDVWQRQGHIEAVAGSVIDYGPILARIDELAKKYDLRAIAFDRWGASRVVNDLTEAGMTVLEFGQGFASMSPPCKELEKLILERKIAYPDHPVLKWCLGNVIAEVDPAGNVKFSKSKSREKIDLSVALAMALDGAIRNQVKKVEPTIMWM, encoded by the coding sequence ATGGGCAAACGAGGACCAAAAAGTGCAGCTAAACGATATGCCGAGCAGGCCGGCCGGGAACCATATTACCCGGACGGTTACCCCTGGGACAAGCCAGGTCAGACCCGATCCGCTCGGGTGATCGCCTTTATCGAGTCCCTGCCGATCACCTCAGGCATCCATGCCGGCCGGAAGTTCAAACTCCGTCCATGGCAACGTAAGATCGTCCGGGCCCTCTATCGGACCCGGCGCGGGAAGCGCATTGTGAGGACCGCCCTTCTAAGTTTCCCGAGAAAAAATGGCAAGACCGCCCTGGCTGCCGCCCTCGCCCTATGTCACCTTTTGGGACCCGAGGCCGAGGCCCGCGGTCAAGCCTATTCCGCGGCATCCGACCGGGAACAGGCGGCGATCACCTTCCGAGAAATGGAAGCCATGATCCTGGCCATCCCCGAATTTGAAGCCCGATGCCATATCCAGAGTTTCCACAAGACGATCACCGACATGGTGACCGGCACCGTCTACAAGGCATTGACGGCCGATGGCCGCAAAGCCCATGGTCTGTCACCGTCCTTCATGATCTACGATGAACTCGCTCAGTCTCGGACCCGTGAACTGTACGACAACCTGGTCACCGGCACCGGCGCCCGTGCCGAACCCTTGATGATCGTCATATCAACCCAAAGCCCGGATCCGCATCATGTCATGTCCGAACTTGTGGACTATGCCATCGGTCTGGATGACGGCAGCCTGCCCCCAGACCCTTCATTTTTCGGGTGCGTCTATGCGGCACCGGATGACGCGGACCCCTGGGACCTGGTCGTCTGGAAGTCCTGCAACCCTGCCCTGGGTGATTTTCGGTCCCTGGAGGAAATGAAGCAATTTGCCGAGCAGGCCAAACGGATTCCGACCAAGGAAGCGACATTTCGCAACCTGTACCTGAATCAGCGCGTCGATGCCGAGGCGCGATGGATGTCAACCGGCGACATCGATGCCTGTGCCCTTGTGGACTTCCCGGACCTCTCCGGCCGTCCATGTTACGGCGGACTCGATCTATCATCTACGCAGGACCTCACCGCCTTTGTCTTATGCTTTCCGCCTCAGGTCGAGGATGAACCGTTTTACGTCCTGCCGTTCGCCTGGGTGCCGTCTGAGGCCATCAGAGAACGCTCTCGGGCGGATCGGGTGCCCTATGACGTATGGCAGCGGCAAGGCCATATCGAGGCCGTGGCGGGATCGGTGATCGACTACGGACCGATCCTTGCCCGGATCGATGAACTTGCCAAAAAATATGACCTGAGGGCCATCGCCTTTGACCGATGGGGAGCATCCCGAGTTGTGAACGATCTGACCGAGGCCGGCATGACCGTGCTCGAGTTCGGGCAGGGTTTTGCCAGCATGAGCCCACCCTGCAAGGAACTGGAAAAGTTGATCCTGGAACGCAAGATCGCCTATCCGGATCATCCGGTCCTCAAATGGTGCCTGGGTAATGTGATTGCCGAGGTGGACCCGGCCGGGAACGTGAAATTTTCCAAGTCCAAAAGCAGGGAAAAGATCGATCTGTCCGTGGCCCTGGCCATGGCCTTGGACGGCGCCATCCGCAACCAGGTCAAAAAGGTAGAACCGACAATTATGTGGATGTGA
- a CDS encoding DUF2924 domain-containing protein, with product MEARLFQEIQGLSRMTVGELREKYIEVFGEESRSFHKDFLRKRIAWRIQALAEGDLSERARRRADALANDAELRIRTPRKPVETDMAQEISRISTRRISGGRDPRLPIPGTILAREFQGRDIVVKVLDHDFEFEGRRYKSLSAIAREVTGTKWNGFLFFGIDHNRGTGFKAKRS from the coding sequence ATGGAAGCAAGACTATTTCAGGAGATTCAAGGCCTTTCACGCATGACGGTGGGCGAACTGCGGGAAAAGTATATCGAGGTCTTTGGCGAGGAATCACGCTCTTTTCACAAGGATTTTTTGCGCAAGCGCATCGCCTGGAGAATCCAGGCCCTGGCCGAAGGTGACCTGTCGGAGCGCGCCAGACGACGGGCTGATGCGCTGGCCAACGACGCCGAACTGAGAATCCGGACCCCGCGCAAGCCGGTCGAAACCGACATGGCACAGGAGATATCCAGAATATCGACCCGCCGCATCTCAGGCGGCCGCGATCCCAGGCTGCCCATTCCGGGAACCATCCTCGCCCGTGAGTTTCAGGGCCGTGATATCGTAGTCAAGGTCCTCGACCATGACTTCGAGTTCGAGGGTCGGCGATATAAATCATTGTCCGCCATAGCCCGGGAAGTCACCGGTACCAAGTGGAACGGGTTTCTCTTTTTTGGCATCGACCATAATCGGGGGACCGGCTTCAAAGCCAAAAGGAGTTGA
- a CDS encoding DNA-binding protein, with the protein MKQFEAEPIWLTPAEVARRTGKSVQTLANERHMGKGFPYSKDGKSVRYFWPTVHEILQRATVYPEGGGQ; encoded by the coding sequence ATGAAGCAATTCGAAGCAGAACCAATCTGGCTAACGCCCGCCGAAGTGGCCCGCCGAACCGGCAAGTCCGTTCAGACCCTCGCCAATGAGCGCCATATGGGCAAGGGATTCCCGTACTCCAAGGACGGTAAATCCGTTCGCTACTTCTGGCCGACCGTCCATGAAATTCTTCAGCGGGCGACCGTGTATCCGGAAGGGGGTGGACAATGA
- a CDS encoding tyrosine-type recombinase/integrase, producing the protein MPAQERFKTDYPGVYFIMGKAIATGKPEKIYYIDYRKDGKRIQEKAGRQYQDDMTPAKANRIRTNKIEGRELPNVEKRAAVEAAKRAEDSRYTIAKLWDAYCESNPDNKALGHDKRKFDLHLRDGIGKKDPAELLPLDVDRVRLSLQKSGKRTQAARVLEILRRTINYGVKRGLIAPLPFKIEVPRLNNQTTEDLNQDQLKALLKALDADEDQAAANVMRIALYTGMRRSEIFGLKWADLDFERKFIAIRDPKGGRDQTIPMNEMAEKIFVGITALDGNPYVFPGRKKGTHLTECRKAFDRIRKAAMLPVGFRPLHGLRHVYASMLASSGRVDLYTLQRLLTHKSPTMTARYAHLRDDALRQASNLAGELVTAAVTEKKDQTG; encoded by the coding sequence ATGCCGGCACAAGAGAGATTCAAAACCGATTATCCGGGTGTCTATTTCATCATGGGCAAGGCCATTGCCACCGGCAAGCCCGAAAAGATCTATTACATCGACTATCGCAAGGACGGCAAACGTATCCAAGAGAAAGCTGGGCGCCAGTACCAAGACGACATGACCCCTGCCAAGGCGAACCGGATCCGCACCAATAAGATAGAGGGCCGGGAATTGCCGAACGTCGAAAAACGGGCGGCAGTAGAAGCAGCCAAGAGGGCCGAGGACAGCCGATATACCATCGCTAAGCTGTGGGATGCCTATTGTGAATCAAACCCCGACAATAAGGCCCTGGGCCATGACAAGCGCAAATTCGACTTGCACCTACGGGATGGCATCGGCAAAAAGGACCCGGCCGAACTGCTGCCCCTGGACGTTGACCGAGTTCGTCTGTCTCTGCAAAAATCCGGAAAGCGCACCCAGGCTGCCCGAGTGCTTGAGATATTGCGACGGACCATCAACTATGGTGTCAAGCGCGGCCTGATAGCTCCCCTGCCCTTCAAAATCGAAGTTCCCCGGCTGAACAACCAGACCACTGAGGACTTGAACCAGGATCAACTCAAGGCGCTACTAAAGGCCCTGGATGCCGATGAAGATCAGGCCGCTGCCAATGTGATGCGAATTGCCCTCTATACCGGGATGCGTCGATCAGAGATTTTCGGGCTCAAATGGGCCGATCTGGACTTCGAACGAAAGTTCATCGCCATCCGCGATCCCAAGGGTGGCCGGGACCAGACCATCCCCATGAACGAGATGGCCGAGAAGATATTCGTCGGTATCACCGCCCTGGACGGCAACCCCTATGTGTTTCCAGGCCGCAAAAAAGGCACCCATTTAACGGAGTGCCGCAAGGCATTTGACCGGATCAGAAAAGCAGCCATGCTGCCGGTCGGATTCCGGCCGCTTCATGGTCTGAGGCACGTTTACGCCTCGATGCTGGCATCATCCGGGCGCGTTGACCTCTATACCTTGCAACGACTTTTGACCCATAAGAGCCCGACTATGACGGCGAGATATGCCCATTTACGAGACGATGCACTGAGGCAGGCCAGCAACCTGGCCGGCGAGCTGGTGACGGCTGCTGTTACCGAGAAGAAAGATCAGACAGGGTGA
- a CDS encoding DrmE family protein, which translates to MAYQLTYSDREFLLQTFDTLKSEWRGEDEQLLAGACDWAKRLEPSCGFEHALTRDIAVLSRFLTSHKTDQDLSDIARGGLLYVLRASQNDPSRLGALGLLDDAFITSFAVHEIRVRLDEQAVYNPPRLSRDEQKHAENLFLELAEKPVSNDQYLIDKSRTVCDGLANLAACGLFQRLKRNVEFLITVVSNADWSQEQRCYARAALSYLICEEDAIDDRLGIVGYLDDNFIAQMAVDLIEPKRDPWIEVLDTTVGAWPFLNSMVIDDGSGGRPISEYVIVNSALSCPLVRGGQSGLTALVVPFVGPMPLLLGFVASLGLIQNSGQHEVSENTFIKGQKVLVDNNAIAEFAGIKEINGHRRFGLTQDLYRNGHYQPCTHWWPISYLRRLTLADSSRSTRGKLTCDLSKSGAMLPALEYLFNASRSADLAAVRKKMLVVTPVTVAGDLAKRLRFFGYPLKEVVPMGNIVDNEIKPWSNSFGQQEPLLVFSSDVDVACVYAEEHSDLIDTIIIDMTGRNSGKFASLGELQRMDFQTLVITPERSASEFPVEDDDSIIMWEWDAKDLSALLWPKGKVTDADGIIVRYEHRLQTQSSVVPQARLIDCPLTDEVFESVRHLKSVAQQRGEDFLAELDELVVLAFGVTSYMFRSATLLTDNIPSYHAIKNNIVRIGDIARESRYLSEMEQAAATNIKVLLQDLFEKLKMDNPKAIAVQEILDAQSGRAIICPDRRLLVDLEQVYGNQGLRILSDYAPDDEENIGGAIIPGWFRKDRMARILIPPATQPLTLLLYNPEYRWHADFCHERKISRMRRARCGRRSKVFPSVRGWAEQDNERARLAVDEHDSSFLRELESIQERIHAARRKHAYQTAKSDGSEIEVPARLVLFEGGAHAFLRESYKATVVTHLLDAIVEDTEKENVDVSYKTAKELKPNDALLFHRRSDRDVIRMTADEDMPEGLRETAMAWQKALVSYAQREDLKPQEIRKHLRIAGCAVHIQTIRGWLHDNDRIAPRQYERDIGIIAKVTGDPYLNNNLETVLDSVSAVFGAHQRASHKLARKVLRRAVEILKEERRQLKLIELESDIVLARIIEIDEYDTNVRLSMINRLQESEQWHV; encoded by the coding sequence GTGGCTTATCAGTTAACATACTCGGATCGTGAATTTCTGCTGCAGACATTCGACACACTTAAGTCTGAATGGCGCGGAGAGGACGAACAGCTGCTTGCAGGTGCATGCGACTGGGCAAAAAGACTTGAACCCAGCTGTGGATTCGAGCATGCACTGACGCGTGATATCGCAGTTCTTTCCAGGTTTTTAACATCCCATAAAACAGACCAAGACCTGTCCGATATTGCCCGTGGCGGACTGCTTTATGTGTTGCGGGCGAGCCAGAACGATCCATCCAGGCTCGGGGCGCTTGGTCTTCTTGATGACGCATTTATTACGAGTTTTGCCGTCCACGAGATCCGCGTCAGGCTTGACGAACAGGCGGTTTATAACCCTCCTCGATTATCTCGGGATGAACAAAAGCATGCTGAGAACCTGTTTTTGGAACTAGCTGAAAAACCCGTATCAAATGATCAATATCTGATCGATAAATCCCGAACCGTCTGTGATGGATTAGCCAACCTTGCTGCCTGCGGCCTGTTTCAAAGGCTGAAAAGAAATGTTGAATTTCTCATTACAGTGGTTTCGAATGCAGACTGGAGTCAGGAACAGCGTTGCTATGCTCGTGCAGCCCTGAGCTATTTGATTTGTGAAGAAGACGCTATCGATGATCGATTAGGAATTGTTGGATACCTCGACGACAATTTTATTGCCCAGATGGCTGTAGACTTAATTGAACCAAAACGTGATCCATGGATTGAAGTCCTTGACACAACAGTGGGGGCTTGGCCATTTTTGAATTCCATGGTGATTGACGATGGCAGCGGTGGTCGCCCGATTTCTGAATACGTGATTGTGAATTCTGCACTCTCATGCCCGTTGGTAAGAGGAGGACAAAGTGGCTTGACCGCCCTTGTTGTCCCGTTTGTAGGTCCGATGCCGCTATTGCTTGGTTTTGTTGCTTCTCTTGGATTGATACAGAATTCAGGGCAGCACGAAGTTTCGGAGAATACATTTATTAAAGGACAAAAGGTTCTCGTTGATAACAATGCAATTGCCGAATTTGCCGGTATCAAAGAGATTAACGGGCATAGAAGGTTTGGTCTGACCCAGGACCTGTATCGGAATGGCCATTACCAGCCATGCACGCATTGGTGGCCCATATCATACTTGCGTCGACTGACACTTGCTGACTCGTCGCGGTCCACCCGCGGGAAATTGACCTGCGATCTTAGCAAGAGCGGCGCGATGCTTCCAGCCTTGGAATACTTGTTTAATGCGAGCAGGTCCGCAGATCTTGCAGCCGTCAGAAAAAAGATGCTCGTTGTGACACCGGTGACAGTTGCAGGCGATTTGGCAAAACGTTTGCGATTTTTCGGTTACCCATTGAAAGAAGTTGTACCGATGGGCAACATCGTCGACAATGAAATCAAACCCTGGTCAAACAGCTTTGGCCAGCAAGAACCTCTGCTTGTGTTTTCATCTGATGTGGATGTTGCATGTGTCTATGCCGAAGAACATTCAGACCTAATAGATACAATCATCATTGATATGACAGGTCGAAATTCAGGAAAATTCGCGAGCCTGGGCGAACTGCAACGCATGGATTTCCAGACTCTCGTTATTACTCCAGAAAGGTCTGCGAGCGAGTTTCCTGTTGAAGACGATGATTCAATTATTATGTGGGAGTGGGATGCTAAAGATTTATCGGCATTACTGTGGCCAAAGGGTAAGGTGACAGATGCAGACGGCATAATCGTTCGATACGAGCACAGGTTGCAGACTCAATCATCCGTTGTGCCGCAAGCAAGGCTCATAGATTGCCCATTGACCGATGAAGTTTTCGAATCGGTCAGGCATCTTAAATCTGTCGCGCAACAACGGGGTGAGGACTTCTTGGCTGAACTTGATGAACTCGTCGTTTTGGCGTTTGGAGTCACATCATATATGTTCCGTTCGGCGACCTTGCTGACCGATAATATTCCGTCGTACCATGCAATAAAAAATAACATCGTAAGGATTGGGGATATTGCACGAGAGTCTCGTTATCTGTCAGAAATGGAGCAAGCTGCAGCCACCAACATAAAGGTGTTGCTTCAGGACCTTTTTGAAAAACTGAAGATGGACAATCCAAAAGCCATCGCAGTTCAAGAAATTCTGGATGCTCAGTCGGGGCGGGCGATCATCTGTCCTGATCGTCGGCTTCTCGTCGACCTGGAACAAGTATACGGAAACCAAGGCCTCCGAATCCTGAGTGACTATGCCCCTGATGATGAAGAGAATATCGGTGGCGCTATTATCCCGGGCTGGTTTCGCAAAGACCGCATGGCAAGAATACTCATTCCGCCTGCAACCCAACCATTGACTTTGCTGCTTTACAACCCGGAGTACCGATGGCATGCAGACTTCTGTCATGAGCGAAAGATATCCCGGATGAGGCGAGCGAGATGCGGCAGACGATCAAAGGTGTTTCCGAGTGTAAGAGGATGGGCCGAGCAGGATAACGAGAGGGCACGCTTGGCCGTGGATGAACATGATTCCAGCTTTCTACGCGAACTGGAATCCATCCAGGAGCGGATTCATGCAGCACGCCGGAAGCATGCATATCAGACCGCAAAATCCGACGGAAGCGAAATAGAGGTTCCTGCCCGCCTTGTTTTGTTTGAGGGCGGAGCCCATGCATTTTTGCGGGAGTCCTATAAGGCCACCGTCGTAACTCATCTCCTTGATGCCATTGTCGAAGACACGGAAAAAGAGAACGTGGATGTTAGCTACAAGACAGCGAAGGAGCTCAAACCCAATGATGCATTACTGTTTCATCGCCGTTCTGACCGTGACGTAATTCGGATGACCGCAGATGAAGATATGCCCGAAGGCCTTCGCGAGACTGCCATGGCGTGGCAAAAAGCGCTGGTGAGTTATGCGCAACGAGAAGACTTGAAACCCCAGGAAATACGTAAGCATCTCAGGATCGCGGGTTGTGCCGTTCACATCCAGACCATCCGTGGCTGGCTTCATGATAATGACAGGATTGCTCCCCGCCAATATGAAAGGGATATTGGCATCATTGCAAAGGTTACTGGCGATCCTTACCTCAACAATAACCTTGAGACCGTGCTTGACTCTGTCAGCGCCGTATTTGGCGCTCATCAACGGGCTTCACACAAACTGGCACGGAAGGTTTTACGTCGCGCTGTCGAAATTTTAAAAGAAGAACGCCGCCAGTTGAAACTGATTGAGCTTGAATCCGATATAGTGCTTGCCCGTATCATCGAAATAGATGAGTACGACACAAATGTTCGCCTTTCAATGATCAACCGTTTGCAGGAATCAGAGCAATGGCACGTGTGA